From the genome of Anaerolineae bacterium, one region includes:
- the arcC gene encoding carbamate kinase, translated as MAKTAVVAVGGNALITDKTKTAVEHQWEAVRETAKHIADMVVQGWNVVVTHGNGPQVGFILRRNELAAHEVHPTPIDLIGADTQGSIGYMLQQALGNAFRKVGIEKTIVAVITQTVVDRNDPAFQNPVKGIGGFMDEATARTFEAQGWTVAEDAGRGWRRLIASPEPLRIVEQRAIQDLLEKGVVVIAVGGGGIPVYEDEHGDLHGAIAVIDKDRATALLASEIKADLLLISTAVEKVALHFNTPNQVWLDRMTLEEARRYAAEGHFKPGSMLPKIEAIISFLEKGGQEALITDPPNIVRALRGETGTWITRE; from the coding sequence ATGGCCAAGACTGCGGTTGTTGCCGTTGGCGGCAACGCCCTCATTACTGACAAGACCAAGACAGCTGTCGAACATCAGTGGGAAGCTGTTCGCGAGACGGCAAAACATATTGCGGATATGGTGGTGCAGGGATGGAATGTAGTGGTCACCCATGGCAATGGGCCACAGGTCGGGTTCATCCTGCGCCGCAACGAGCTGGCAGCCCACGAAGTACACCCGACTCCGATCGATTTGATCGGCGCTGATACGCAGGGTTCGATTGGTTACATGCTGCAACAAGCCCTGGGCAACGCTTTCCGCAAGGTTGGCATTGAGAAAACCATCGTTGCGGTGATCACCCAGACTGTGGTCGATCGGAATGACCCTGCCTTCCAGAATCCAGTCAAAGGGATTGGCGGGTTCATGGATGAGGCCACTGCCCGTACCTTTGAGGCGCAGGGCTGGACTGTTGCTGAAGATGCCGGTCGTGGCTGGCGGCGGCTGATCGCCTCGCCTGAGCCGCTGCGGATCGTCGAACAGCGGGCGATCCAGGACTTGCTGGAGAAGGGCGTGGTTGTCATTGCTGTCGGTGGTGGCGGCATCCCTGTCTATGAGGATGAGCACGGCGATCTGCATGGCGCGATTGCGGTCATTGACAAGGATCGGGCGACGGCGCTACTGGCCAGTGAGATCAAAGCCGACCTGTTGCTGATCTCGACGGCGGTGGAGAAGGTCGCCCTACACTTCAATACGCCCAACCAGGTATGGCTGGACCGTATGACGCTGGAAGAAGCCAGACGTTACGCGGCGGAAGGGCACTTCAAGCCGGGAAGCATGCTGCCCAAGATTGAAGCGATCATCAGCTTCTTGGAAAAAGGCGGCCAGGAGGCGTTGATTACCGATCCACCGAACATTGTACGGGCATTGCGCGGGGAGACAGGGACGTGGATCACTCGCGAGTAA
- a CDS encoding ornithine carbamoyltransferase yields MQTDLRGRDMITTQEFTDDEIWTILDVAFDLKRKRAVGEPHALLRDKVLAMLFFFSSTRTRVSFEAGMAQLGGHAQFIESRTTQIKHGDTPKELGEIIGRYCDGIAVRHVEWGEGNKYIREIAKASRVPVLNMQCEIYHPFQILADAMTIIENFGRNLKGRTINVSWAYAASYSKPMSVPHSLILLMTRFGMNVRLTHPPEFKLMPDIVEQAKENARRAGGSLELLDDFDAGFRGADIVLPKSWGPMMTTLDPDETTRITNKYQNWIADERRMALAAEHAIYMHPLPADRNIEVTDAVIDGPQSRVWDQAENRLHAQKAVMALTMR; encoded by the coding sequence ATGCAGACGGATCTTCGCGGTCGCGACATGATCACGACCCAGGAATTCACTGACGACGAAATCTGGACGATTCTGGATGTGGCGTTTGACCTCAAGCGCAAGCGCGCAGTCGGCGAGCCGCATGCGCTGCTGAGGGACAAAGTGTTGGCGATGCTGTTCTTCTTCAGCAGTACACGCACGCGGGTCAGCTTTGAGGCGGGCATGGCTCAGCTTGGCGGGCATGCGCAGTTCATTGAGAGCCGAACCACGCAGATCAAGCATGGCGATACGCCCAAGGAACTTGGCGAGATCATTGGGCGTTATTGCGATGGGATTGCCGTGCGCCATGTCGAGTGGGGTGAGGGCAATAAGTACATTCGTGAGATTGCCAAAGCCAGCCGCGTGCCGGTGCTGAACATGCAGTGCGAGATCTATCACCCCTTCCAGATTCTGGCCGATGCCATGACGATTATCGAGAACTTTGGCCGCAATCTCAAGGGACGGACGATCAACGTGAGCTGGGCGTATGCCGCCAGTTATTCCAAGCCGATGTCGGTGCCGCACAGCCTGATCCTGCTCATGACTCGTTTCGGGATGAACGTACGCCTCACCCATCCGCCGGAGTTCAAGTTGATGCCGGATATCGTGGAGCAGGCCAAAGAGAATGCCAGACGCGCCGGCGGTAGCCTGGAACTGCTGGATGACTTTGACGCTGGCTTCAGGGGCGCGGATATTGTACTCCCCAAGAGTTGGGGACCGATGATGACCACGCTCGATCCTGATGAGACGACGCGTATCACCAATAAGTATCAGAATTGGATTGCAGACGAACGGCGCATGGCGCTGGCGGCTGAACATGCCATCTACATGCATCCGCTGCCTGCCGATCGCAACATTGAAGTCACCGACGCTGTGATCGATGGCCCACAGAGCCGGGTCTGGGACCAGGCGGAAAACCGTCTCCATGCCCAGAAGGCAGTGATGGCGCTGACCATGCGCTGA
- the pyrB gene encoding aspartate carbamoyltransferase, whose amino-acid sequence MRSFAGRDILSLKGFERNEFERVFEVADELALFARNRQNTDLLADKILVTAFYQPSTRTRLAHEAAMLRLGGKVTGFADAKMTRAGDFYQESIKDTVHMLEYYGDVIVMRHFQQGAPHEAARWASVPVINAGDGWGEHPTQVLTDLYTILEEKGTLDGLDFLLVGDMRMRTMHSMLYALSQFDVKAYVVSPPEMALTEEFKKEITEMGTQFEVVNSVHDVIGDVDVIYMEPVVQPDYTKARQEATADKGLTPLEYKITKEILLKKARQDAIVLHSLPRQDELTVDVDDTRFARYWVEAFNGVVMRMALLALILGAME is encoded by the coding sequence GAGGAGCTTTGCCGGTCGGGACATTCTCTCTCTTAAGGGTTTCGAGCGCAACGAGTTTGAGCGCGTCTTTGAAGTGGCCGATGAACTGGCTCTGTTCGCCCGCAATCGACAGAATACGGATCTGCTGGCGGATAAGATTCTGGTCACAGCTTTCTACCAGCCCAGCACGCGCACGCGGCTGGCGCATGAAGCCGCGATGCTGCGCCTGGGTGGCAAGGTCACCGGCTTTGCCGACGCCAAGATGACCCGCGCTGGGGATTTCTACCAGGAGTCGATCAAAGATACCGTGCACATGCTGGAGTACTATGGCGATGTGATCGTCATGCGCCACTTCCAGCAAGGCGCTCCTCATGAGGCGGCGCGCTGGGCCAGCGTCCCGGTGATCAACGCGGGCGATGGCTGGGGTGAGCATCCGACCCAGGTGCTGACAGACCTCTACACGATTCTGGAGGAGAAAGGCACGCTGGACGGTCTTGATTTTCTGCTGGTGGGCGATATGCGGATGCGCACCATGCATTCGATGCTGTATGCCCTGTCGCAGTTCGATGTCAAAGCGTATGTGGTTTCCCCGCCGGAGATGGCCCTGACCGAGGAATTCAAGAAGGAAATCACCGAGATGGGGACGCAATTCGAGGTGGTCAATTCCGTGCACGACGTCATCGGCGATGTGGATGTGATCTACATGGAGCCGGTGGTGCAGCCGGACTATACCAAAGCCCGGCAGGAAGCGACTGCGGATAAGGGCCTCACGCCGCTGGAGTACAAGATCACCAAGGAAATCCTGCTCAAGAAAGCGCGCCAGGATGCTATTGTGCTGCATTCCCTGCCGCGCCAGGACGAGCTGACCGTTGATGTGGATGACACGAGGTTTGCCCGTTACTGGGTGGAAGCCTTCAACGGTGTGGTGATGCGCATGGCGTTGCTGGCGCTGATTCTCGGCGCGATGGAGTAA